The following are encoded in a window of Castanea sativa cultivar Marrone di Chiusa Pesio chromosome 9, ASM4071231v1 genomic DNA:
- the LOC142611220 gene encoding protein SEMI-ROLLED LEAF 2 isoform X5 — MSVVSGVISRQVLPACGGLCFFCPAMRARSRQPVKRYKKLIADIFPRFQEEGPNDRKIGKLCEYTAKNPLRIPKITKSLEQRCYKELRNENFQSAKIVMCIYRKLLIYCKEQMPLFASSLLSIIHTLLDQIRQDEMQIIGCQTLFDFVNNQSDGMYMFNLEAFIPKLCQLAQEVGEDERAQSLRSAGLQALSSMVWFMGEFSHISVEFDNVVSVVLENYGGPNKESENMDHDKQGPQNRWVQEVLKNEGHVSHSPDIIIRVPSWRTIANEKSEIHIEDAKNPCFWSRVCLHNMAKLAKEATTMRRVLESLFRYFDSENLWSPEHGLALPVLKDMQFLMDNSGQNTHFLLSILIKHLDHKNVLKKPKTQLDIVQVTSSLAQDAKVNPSVAMIGALSDVMRHLRKSIHCSLDDANLGADIINWNRSFREVVDDCLVQLSHKIGDAGPILDNMAVMLENISTITVLARTTISAVYRTAQIVASLPNLSYQNKAFPEALFHQLLPAMVHPDHETRVGAHRIFSVVLVPSSVCPRPSSSIPRTLSRTVSVFSSSAALFEKLKKDTFLSKENVFQDNKENGVSEEEPRNLNNDMLNRLKSSYSRVYSMKSPLVSMTTDGNAVINSNKEMEVNSLRLSSHQITLLLSSIWAQSISPANSPDNYEAISHTYSLVVLFSRAKNSSNEVLVRSFQLAFTLRDISLNERGSLPPSCRRSLFTLATSMILFSSKAYNILPLVYRAKTALTDKMVDPFLCLVEDCKLQAVKTGSHHPANVYGSEEDDNSALKFLSDLDITEDQTRESFASEIVKSLENLSESELSTIREQLLHEFLPEDVCPLGSQLFVGSPHKICQVDQKNSESVKEVAPIFSMDDDLLADSFESQTKHNSELVTETPYLLSVNQFLESVLETAHQVGRISVSTAPDVPYKEMARHCEALLLGKQQKMSNVMIIQQKQESGKNFSLQIHEPEVKKMSTYPQVDAGNPFLDENFVSNSGQPTPGPVPMLCAAEYQHHPHLFRLPASSPFDNFLKAAGC; from the exons ATGAGCGTGGTTTCGGGTGTGATATCACGCCAAGTATTGCCGGCATGCGGTGGTCTCTGTTTCTTTTGCCCCGCCATGAGGGCTAGGTCTAGACAGCCTGTCAAGAGGTACAAGAAGCTCATCGCTGATATTTTCCCTCGCTTTCAG GAGGAAGGACCAAATGACCGGAAAATAGGAAAGCTTTGTGAATATACTGCTAAAAATCCATTGCGTATCCCAAAG ATTACAAAGTCTCTTGAGCAAAGGTGTTACAAGGAATTGAGAAATGAGAATTTTCAATCTGCAAAAATTGTCATGTGCATTTACAGGaagttattaatttattgtaaGGAGCAAAT GCCTCTGTTTGCAAGTAGCTTACTAAGCATTATCCACACTCTGCTGGATCAAATACGGCAAGATGAAATGCAAATTATAGGATGCCAAACACTTTTTGACTTTGTAAATAATCAG AGTGATGGAATGTATATGTTTAACTTAGAAGCCTTTATTCCGAAACTGTGTCAATTAGCTCAAGAAGTGGGGGAGGATGAAAGGGCACAAAGTCTACGTTCAGCTGGGCTCCAAGCCCTTTCTTCAATG GTTTGGTTTATGGGCGAATTCTCTCACATTTCAGTCGAGTTCGATAAT GTTGTTTCAGTGGTCTTGGAAAACTATGGAGGTCCTAATAAAGAGTCAGAGAACATGGACCATGACAAGCAAGGTCCCCAGAATCGTTGGGTGCAAGAAGTCCTAAAAAATGAGGGTCATGTCTCTCATTCACCAGATATCATAATTAGGGTTCCTTCTTGGAGAACAATTGCGAACGAAAAAAGCGAAATACATAT AGAAGATGCCAAGAATCCTTGCTTTTGGTCTAGGGTCTGCCTGCATAACATGGCCAAGCTAGCCAAGGAGGCTACAACAATGCGGCGTGTTCTAGAATCTTTGTTCCGTTACTTTGACAGTGAGAATTTATGGTCCCCTGAACATGGTCTTGCCTTGCCAGTCCTAAAGGATATGCAGTTTTTAATGGATAATTCTG GGCAAAATACACATTTCTTGCTTTCCATTTTAATTAAGCATCTTGATCATAAAAATGTccttaaaaaacccaaaacacagCTTGACATTGTTCAGGTTACCTCCTCCCTTGCTCAAGATGCAAAGGTCAACCCTTCTGTAGCAATGATTGGTGCATTAAGTGATGTCATGAGGCATTTGCGGAAGAGCATACATTGTTCACTTGATGATGCGAATCTTGGAGCTGACATCATAAATTGGAATAGAAGCTTCAGGGAAGTGGTGGATGACTGCCTTGTGCAGTTATCACATAAG ATTGGTGACGCAGGCCCAATTCTTGATAATATGGCTGTGATGTTGGAGAACATCTCAACTATTACAGTTCTAGCCAGAACTACTATTTCAGCTGTTTACCGTACTGCTCAAATTGTAGCCTCCTTACCCAATTTGTCATATCAAAATAAG GCTTTCCCTGAGGCTTTGTTTCACCAATTACTCCCAGCTATGGTCCATCCAGACCACGAAACACGAGTTGGTGCACATCGAATCTTTTCTGTTGTTCTTGTGCCATCGTCGGTTTGCCCTCGTCCATCCTCATCTATTCCACGGACGCTTTCAAGAACCGTCTCtgtcttttcttcttcagcTGCCCTTTTTGAGAAGCTAAAGAAGGACACGTTTTTGtcaaaggaaaatgtttttcaGGACAACAAAGAAAATGGTGTTAGTGAGGAGGAACCAAGAAATCTTAATAATGATATGCTGAATAGATTGAAATCATCCTACAGTCGAGTATATAGTATGAAAAGCCCCCTTGTGTCTATGACAACCGATGGAAATGCTGTGATCAATTCAAATAAAGAAATG GAGGTTAATTCCCTGAGGCTCAGCAGCCACCAGATTACTCTGTTGCTTTCATCAATTTGGGCTCAGTCCATCTCTCCTGCAAATTCTCCTGATAACTATGAAGCAATTTCTCATACATACAGTCTTGTAGTGCTGTTCTCTCGAGCCAAG AATTCCAGTAATGAGGTTCTGGTTCGAAGTTTTCAGTTAGCATTTACACTGCGAGACATTTCTCTTAATGAAAGAG GGTCACTACCACCTTCATGTCGCAGATCCCTCTTTACCTTGGCAACTTCaatgattcttttttcttcaaaagcATACAATATTCTTCCTCTTGTTTATAGGGCCAAGACAGCACTTACAGATAAAATG GTTGATCCATTCCTATGTTTGGTGGAGGATTGTAAGCTACAGGCTGTTAAAACTGGATCTCACCATCCTGCAAACGTTTATGGATCTGAAGAAGATGATAATTCAGCTCTGAAATTTCTTTCAGATTTAGATATCACTGAAGACCAAACTAGGGAGTCCTTTGCTTCTGAGATTGTAAAGAGCTTGGAAAATTTATCAGAA TCTGAGTTGTCCACTATAAGGGAGCAGCTACTCCATGAATTTTTACCTGAGGATGTGTGTCCACTAGGAAGCCAGTTGTTCGTGGGTAGTCCACATAAAATATGTCAGGTTGATCAGAAGAATAGTGAATCTGTTAAGGAG GTTGCTCCAATTTTTTCAATGGACGATGATTTGTTGGCAGATTCATTTGAAAGTCAAACCAAACATAATTCAGAGTTGGTGACAGAAACTCCCTATCTTTTGAGTGTCAATCAATTTCTAGAATCA GTCTTGGAAACGGCACATCAAGTTGGAAGAATTTCTGTCTCAACTGCACCTGATGTGCCTTACAAGGAAATGGCCCGCCACTGTGAGGCACTACTCTTGGGAAAGCAGCAGAAGATGTCCAATGTGATGATTATCCAACAGAAACAGGAAAGTGGGAAGAACTTTAGTTTACAAATTCATGAGCCTGAGGTGAAGAAGATGTCAACCTATCCCCAGGTTGAT GCTGGCAATCCTTTCCTTGACGAAAACTTTGTTTCCAATTCAGGCCAACCAACCCCTGGTCCTGTTCCGATGCTGTGTGCAGCAGAATACCAGCATCATCCCCACTTGTTCAGACTACCGGCATCAAGTCCATTTGATAACTTTCTAAAAGCTGCTGGCTGTTGA
- the LOC142611220 gene encoding protein SEMI-ROLLED LEAF 2 isoform X4, with translation MSVVSGVISRQVLPACGGLCFFCPAMRARSRQPVKRYKKLIADIFPRFQEEGPNDRKIGKLCEYTAKNPLRIPKITKSLEQRCYKELRNENFQSAKIVMCIYRKLLIYCKEQMPLFASSLLSIIHTLLDQIRQDEMQIIGCQTLFDFVNNQSDGMYMFNLEAFIPKLCQLAQEVGEDERAQSLRSAGLQALSSMVWFMGEFSHISVEFDNVVSVVLENYGGPNKESENMDHDKQGPQNRWVQEVLKNEGHVSHSPDIIIRVPSWRTIANEKSEIHIEDAKNPCFWSRVCLHNMAKLAKEATTMRRVLESLFRYFDSENLWSPEHGLALPVLKDMQFLMDNSGQNTHFLLSILIKHLDHKNVLKKPKTQLDIVQVTSSLAQDAKVNPSVAMIGALSDVMRHLRKSIHCSLDDANLGADIINWNRSFREVVDDCLVQLSHKVIGDAGPILDNMAVMLENISTITVLARTTISAVYRTAQIVASLPNLSYQNKAFPEALFHQLLPAMVHPDHETRVGAHRIFSVVLVPSSVCPRPSSSIPRTLSRTVSVFSSSAALFEKLKKDTFLSKENVFQDNKENGVSEEEPRNLNNDMLNRLKSSYSRVYSMKSPLVSMTTDGNAVINSNKEMEVNSLRLSSHQITLLLSSIWAQSISPANSPDNYEAISHTYSLVVLFSRAKNSSNEVLVRSFQLAFTLRDISLNERGSLPPSCRRSLFTLATSMILFSSKAYNILPLVYRAKTALTDKMVDPFLCLVEDCKLQAVKTGSHHPANVYGSEEDDNSALKFLSDLDITEDQTRESFASEIVKSLENLSESELSTIREQLLHEFLPEDVCPLGSQLFVGSPHKICQVDQKNSESVKEVAPIFSMDDDLLADSFESQTKHNSELVTETPYLLSVNQFLESVLETAHQVGRISVSTAPDVPYKEMARHCEALLLGKQQKMSNVMIIQQKQESGKNFSLQIHEPEVKKMSTYPQVDANQPLVLFRCCVQQNTSIIPTCSDYRHQVHLITF, from the exons ATGAGCGTGGTTTCGGGTGTGATATCACGCCAAGTATTGCCGGCATGCGGTGGTCTCTGTTTCTTTTGCCCCGCCATGAGGGCTAGGTCTAGACAGCCTGTCAAGAGGTACAAGAAGCTCATCGCTGATATTTTCCCTCGCTTTCAG GAGGAAGGACCAAATGACCGGAAAATAGGAAAGCTTTGTGAATATACTGCTAAAAATCCATTGCGTATCCCAAAG ATTACAAAGTCTCTTGAGCAAAGGTGTTACAAGGAATTGAGAAATGAGAATTTTCAATCTGCAAAAATTGTCATGTGCATTTACAGGaagttattaatttattgtaaGGAGCAAAT GCCTCTGTTTGCAAGTAGCTTACTAAGCATTATCCACACTCTGCTGGATCAAATACGGCAAGATGAAATGCAAATTATAGGATGCCAAACACTTTTTGACTTTGTAAATAATCAG AGTGATGGAATGTATATGTTTAACTTAGAAGCCTTTATTCCGAAACTGTGTCAATTAGCTCAAGAAGTGGGGGAGGATGAAAGGGCACAAAGTCTACGTTCAGCTGGGCTCCAAGCCCTTTCTTCAATG GTTTGGTTTATGGGCGAATTCTCTCACATTTCAGTCGAGTTCGATAAT GTTGTTTCAGTGGTCTTGGAAAACTATGGAGGTCCTAATAAAGAGTCAGAGAACATGGACCATGACAAGCAAGGTCCCCAGAATCGTTGGGTGCAAGAAGTCCTAAAAAATGAGGGTCATGTCTCTCATTCACCAGATATCATAATTAGGGTTCCTTCTTGGAGAACAATTGCGAACGAAAAAAGCGAAATACATAT AGAAGATGCCAAGAATCCTTGCTTTTGGTCTAGGGTCTGCCTGCATAACATGGCCAAGCTAGCCAAGGAGGCTACAACAATGCGGCGTGTTCTAGAATCTTTGTTCCGTTACTTTGACAGTGAGAATTTATGGTCCCCTGAACATGGTCTTGCCTTGCCAGTCCTAAAGGATATGCAGTTTTTAATGGATAATTCTG GGCAAAATACACATTTCTTGCTTTCCATTTTAATTAAGCATCTTGATCATAAAAATGTccttaaaaaacccaaaacacagCTTGACATTGTTCAGGTTACCTCCTCCCTTGCTCAAGATGCAAAGGTCAACCCTTCTGTAGCAATGATTGGTGCATTAAGTGATGTCATGAGGCATTTGCGGAAGAGCATACATTGTTCACTTGATGATGCGAATCTTGGAGCTGACATCATAAATTGGAATAGAAGCTTCAGGGAAGTGGTGGATGACTGCCTTGTGCAGTTATCACATAAGGTG ATTGGTGACGCAGGCCCAATTCTTGATAATATGGCTGTGATGTTGGAGAACATCTCAACTATTACAGTTCTAGCCAGAACTACTATTTCAGCTGTTTACCGTACTGCTCAAATTGTAGCCTCCTTACCCAATTTGTCATATCAAAATAAG GCTTTCCCTGAGGCTTTGTTTCACCAATTACTCCCAGCTATGGTCCATCCAGACCACGAAACACGAGTTGGTGCACATCGAATCTTTTCTGTTGTTCTTGTGCCATCGTCGGTTTGCCCTCGTCCATCCTCATCTATTCCACGGACGCTTTCAAGAACCGTCTCtgtcttttcttcttcagcTGCCCTTTTTGAGAAGCTAAAGAAGGACACGTTTTTGtcaaaggaaaatgtttttcaGGACAACAAAGAAAATGGTGTTAGTGAGGAGGAACCAAGAAATCTTAATAATGATATGCTGAATAGATTGAAATCATCCTACAGTCGAGTATATAGTATGAAAAGCCCCCTTGTGTCTATGACAACCGATGGAAATGCTGTGATCAATTCAAATAAAGAAATG GAGGTTAATTCCCTGAGGCTCAGCAGCCACCAGATTACTCTGTTGCTTTCATCAATTTGGGCTCAGTCCATCTCTCCTGCAAATTCTCCTGATAACTATGAAGCAATTTCTCATACATACAGTCTTGTAGTGCTGTTCTCTCGAGCCAAG AATTCCAGTAATGAGGTTCTGGTTCGAAGTTTTCAGTTAGCATTTACACTGCGAGACATTTCTCTTAATGAAAGAG GGTCACTACCACCTTCATGTCGCAGATCCCTCTTTACCTTGGCAACTTCaatgattcttttttcttcaaaagcATACAATATTCTTCCTCTTGTTTATAGGGCCAAGACAGCACTTACAGATAAAATG GTTGATCCATTCCTATGTTTGGTGGAGGATTGTAAGCTACAGGCTGTTAAAACTGGATCTCACCATCCTGCAAACGTTTATGGATCTGAAGAAGATGATAATTCAGCTCTGAAATTTCTTTCAGATTTAGATATCACTGAAGACCAAACTAGGGAGTCCTTTGCTTCTGAGATTGTAAAGAGCTTGGAAAATTTATCAGAA TCTGAGTTGTCCACTATAAGGGAGCAGCTACTCCATGAATTTTTACCTGAGGATGTGTGTCCACTAGGAAGCCAGTTGTTCGTGGGTAGTCCACATAAAATATGTCAGGTTGATCAGAAGAATAGTGAATCTGTTAAGGAG GTTGCTCCAATTTTTTCAATGGACGATGATTTGTTGGCAGATTCATTTGAAAGTCAAACCAAACATAATTCAGAGTTGGTGACAGAAACTCCCTATCTTTTGAGTGTCAATCAATTTCTAGAATCA GTCTTGGAAACGGCACATCAAGTTGGAAGAATTTCTGTCTCAACTGCACCTGATGTGCCTTACAAGGAAATGGCCCGCCACTGTGAGGCACTACTCTTGGGAAAGCAGCAGAAGATGTCCAATGTGATGATTATCCAACAGAAACAGGAAAGTGGGAAGAACTTTAGTTTACAAATTCATGAGCCTGAGGTGAAGAAGATGTCAACCTATCCCCAGGTTGAT GCCAACCAACCCCTGGTCCTGTTCCGATGCTGTGTGCAGCAGAATACCAGCATCATCCCCACTTGTTCAGACTACCGGCATCAAGTCCATTTGATAACTTTCTAA